In the genome of Paenibacillus pabuli, one region contains:
- the pgmB gene encoding beta-phosphoglucomutase, giving the protein MKGNGALQAVIFDLDGVITDTAEYHYVAWKQLGEELDIPFDREFNEQLKGISRGESLARILRLGGKEDAFSAEEKEAFASRKNKHYVSLLDSLTPEHTYPGIRELLLELQASGIPAVIASASKNAPQILKALELDSLFRYVVHPDSVPHGKPAPDLFLRGAEEVGANVKACIGIEDAQAGIEAIKAAGMIAVGIGEEAVLKGSGADVVLKDTTQLTLAFLESTLRENSLKEV; this is encoded by the coding sequence ATGAAAGGGAACGGAGCACTTCAAGCCGTTATTTTTGATTTGGATGGAGTCATCACGGACACAGCGGAGTATCATTATGTTGCATGGAAACAGCTTGGAGAAGAGCTGGACATCCCGTTTGACCGTGAGTTCAACGAGCAGTTAAAGGGCATTAGCCGCGGGGAGTCGCTGGCGCGCATTTTACGTCTGGGTGGCAAGGAAGATGCATTTTCGGCTGAGGAAAAGGAAGCATTCGCAAGCCGTAAAAACAAACATTACGTCTCGCTGCTGGACTCGCTGACACCGGAGCACACTTACCCTGGAATTCGGGAATTGCTACTGGAGCTGCAAGCCTCCGGTATTCCTGCAGTGATCGCTTCGGCGAGCAAAAATGCTCCTCAAATTCTGAAGGCGCTGGAGTTGGACTCGCTGTTCCGCTATGTGGTGCATCCGGATTCCGTACCGCACGGCAAACCTGCACCTGATCTGTTCCTGCGGGGAGCGGAAGAAGTGGGGGCTAACGTAAAGGCCTGCATCGGCATCGAGGATGCGCAAGCCGGTATTGAGGCCATCAAAGCCGCAGGCATGATCGCTGTGGGTATTGGCGAAGAAGCTGTGCTTAAAGGTTCCGGTGCGGATGTGGTGTTGAAGGATACGACACAGCTGACGTTAGCTTTTCTGGAGAGCACGTTGAGAGAGAACTCCCTGAAAGAAGTTTAA
- a CDS encoding glycogen debranching protein — protein sequence MATLTSRHPFNLYYNAGEYVKICGTQDGYFPDFGHHTANEMGGVWLHPIKLLDGFWLKVTDLDRNIAVWARADGFTSESWGGSRFDYDHGLSHIPVSIERSQFAPDYEKGMVVEYEISAYGKGTTRLKLELLSRTDLRPVWYSDEIGIIPGAGETAEAISSRKVIVKDDAQDWYAMIGSDLPGTEMTVGPEIYGPELTAGKGTGISFVTECTLEEKDVLRFRLFVAGSESSREACEQTYAVIERDHVSLKEQKQQFYNKLDQRSVLTIEGEDELNEQFAWVKRNNQWLVQQVDGIGRGLTAGGPTYPWWFGCDSTYALQGVLATGDHQLVRDTLNLLLDKSKEANGNGRFVHEVTTMGAVSNRGNTQETAHYIAFVWEMFLWTGDDALLREHYDYCIQGMDWLLGEMDPDGDLFPSGYGIIEIAGLNMELIDSAVYTAKALQALEHMSLHLGENERHQTYQKLAEQAVRAVNDVYWSEKDSLYADAVAPISDIVPKVDYMVSLAEKQGITDYREYVEGLLADAGESQDDRGWLLNKNWVIVTPMEAGIADQDKAQRALEAMRNRDFIGEYGTYLAAMYKQGTMTISTGAHAVAEAAYGHPDHALDLLRRMGKSFSRVLPGSFSEMSPDYGCVVQAWTIYALALPVVRHFFGVQPEAQHRRVILSPDMPQAWADKKCSLEHLMVGDAEFDIHFESREGSRYASISNASGWTVVLDWKGERRESNEKRIEWQL from the coding sequence ATGGCTACATTAACAAGCAGACATCCTTTTAATTTGTATTATAACGCAGGTGAATATGTAAAGATTTGTGGTACCCAGGACGGATACTTTCCTGATTTTGGGCATCATACGGCTAACGAAATGGGCGGTGTATGGCTGCATCCGATCAAGCTGCTGGACGGCTTCTGGCTGAAGGTAACCGATCTGGATCGCAACATTGCGGTATGGGCGAGAGCAGACGGATTCACAAGCGAATCCTGGGGTGGAAGCCGATTCGATTATGATCACGGTTTGAGCCACATTCCGGTATCCATTGAACGTAGTCAGTTTGCCCCCGATTACGAAAAAGGCATGGTCGTAGAATATGAGATCAGCGCTTACGGCAAAGGAACAACCCGGCTCAAGCTGGAGCTGTTGTCACGGACCGATCTCCGTCCAGTGTGGTATTCCGATGAGATCGGAATCATCCCAGGTGCGGGTGAAACGGCAGAAGCCATCTCTTCGCGCAAGGTCATTGTAAAAGATGATGCTCAAGATTGGTATGCCATGATTGGAAGTGATCTGCCTGGAACAGAAATGACGGTTGGGCCTGAAATCTACGGACCGGAACTGACGGCAGGCAAGGGCACAGGCATTTCTTTTGTAACCGAATGCACACTGGAGGAGAAGGATGTGTTGCGCTTCCGGTTATTTGTTGCCGGGTCGGAGTCGTCCCGTGAAGCCTGTGAGCAGACGTATGCAGTCATTGAACGTGACCATGTCAGCTTGAAAGAGCAGAAGCAGCAGTTCTACAACAAGTTGGATCAGCGCTCCGTGCTGACTATTGAAGGCGAAGATGAACTGAACGAGCAATTTGCCTGGGTGAAGCGCAATAATCAGTGGCTGGTACAGCAAGTAGACGGGATTGGTCGTGGATTGACGGCAGGTGGACCCACGTATCCGTGGTGGTTCGGCTGTGACAGTACGTATGCGCTTCAGGGTGTGCTTGCTACGGGAGATCATCAGTTGGTACGGGATACGTTGAATTTGCTGCTGGATAAATCTAAGGAAGCGAATGGTAATGGTCGCTTTGTGCATGAAGTAACGACGATGGGAGCTGTGTCTAATCGCGGCAACACGCAGGAGACAGCACACTATATCGCTTTTGTATGGGAAATGTTCCTGTGGACCGGAGACGATGCCCTTCTTCGTGAGCATTATGACTACTGTATTCAGGGAATGGACTGGCTGCTGGGTGAGATGGACCCGGACGGAGACCTGTTCCCTTCAGGTTACGGCATCATCGAGATTGCCGGATTAAATATGGAATTGATTGATAGTGCCGTATATACAGCCAAGGCTCTTCAGGCGCTCGAGCACATGAGTCTCCATTTGGGGGAAAACGAACGGCATCAGACCTATCAAAAACTGGCGGAACAAGCGGTGCGCGCAGTAAATGATGTGTACTGGTCTGAAAAAGACAGCCTCTATGCGGATGCGGTTGCACCTATTTCCGATATTGTGCCCAAGGTGGATTACATGGTTTCTCTCGCTGAGAAGCAAGGGATCACAGACTACCGGGAGTACGTGGAAGGATTGCTTGCCGATGCGGGTGAGAGTCAGGACGACCGTGGTTGGCTGCTGAACAAAAACTGGGTCATTGTCACGCCGATGGAAGCAGGAATTGCCGATCAGGACAAAGCACAGCGTGCTCTCGAAGCGATGCGAAACCGCGACTTCATCGGTGAATACGGTACGTATCTTGCTGCGATGTATAAACAGGGCACAATGACAATATCTACTGGAGCACATGCGGTTGCAGAAGCGGCGTATGGGCATCCGGATCACGCACTCGATTTACTGCGCCGGATGGGGAAAAGCTTCTCACGTGTACTGCCGGGTTCATTCTCGGAGATGTCTCCGGACTACGGCTGTGTAGTGCAGGCTTGGACAATCTATGCACTGGCTTTACCTGTAGTGCGACATTTCTTCGGTGTTCAACCGGAAGCACAGCATCGTCGTGTGATCTTATCACCTGATATGCCGCAGGCATGGGCTGACAAGAAGTGCAGTCTGGAGCATCTGATGGTAGGCGATGCGGAGTTTGATATTCACTTTGAATCCCGTGAGGGCAGTCGTTATGCGAGCATTTCCAATGCATCGGGCTGGACGGTTGTTCTGGACTGGAAGGGCGAGAGACGGGAAAGCAACGAGAAACGAATTGAATGGCAACTGTAA
- a CDS encoding carbohydrate ABC transporter permease → MMNQATTRKPVYSKLFSMLMLLAGAAIVLIPLLWTFATSLKTPAEVFKDDFFPAVWMWSNYKNAVLAIPFFTFLKNTLIILIPVLVGTVFSSALSAYGFARFNFRGKRTLFLVLLATMMLPSQVTMIPMFIMFKEIGWVDTFLPLIIPAFFGGGAFNIFLIRQFMRGIPRDLDESAFVDGANKMQIFTKIMLPLSMPPLIAVSIFTFMGVWNDFQGPLIYLNSSEKYTLALGLSMFKGLYNVEWNMLMAATMLIMLPPLVVFFVAQKYFIEGISISSAIKG, encoded by the coding sequence ATGATGAATCAAGCAACGACACGGAAACCGGTCTACTCAAAACTATTTTCTATGCTCATGCTTCTTGCTGGTGCGGCCATCGTGCTGATCCCGCTGTTATGGACGTTTGCAACGTCGCTTAAAACACCTGCCGAGGTGTTCAAAGATGATTTTTTCCCGGCTGTATGGATGTGGTCCAACTATAAAAATGCCGTTCTGGCCATCCCGTTTTTTACATTTTTGAAAAATACGCTGATTATTCTGATTCCGGTATTGGTCGGTACCGTATTCTCGTCTGCCCTAAGTGCGTATGGTTTCGCCCGGTTTAACTTCCGCGGCAAACGCACGCTGTTCCTGGTGCTATTGGCGACGATGATGCTGCCTTCGCAGGTAACGATGATCCCGATGTTCATCATGTTCAAGGAAATCGGCTGGGTTGATACATTTTTACCACTCATTATCCCTGCATTCTTCGGGGGCGGAGCATTTAACATCTTCCTGATTCGCCAGTTCATGCGCGGCATTCCGCGTGATCTTGATGAGTCCGCTTTTGTAGACGGAGCCAATAAAATGCAGATTTTCACTAAAATCATGCTGCCACTGTCCATGCCGCCGCTGATTGCCGTATCGATCTTTACGTTTATGGGCGTATGGAATGACTTCCAGGGACCGCTCATTTATCTGAATTCCAGTGAGAAGTATACGCTGGCTCTCGGATTGTCCATGTTCAAAGGGCTGTATAACGTGGAATGGAACATGCTGATGGCTGCAACGATGCTGATTATGCTTCCGCCACTTGTTGTATTCTTTGTTGCACAAAAATACTTTATTGAAGGCATTTCCATCTCTTCTGCAATTAAGGGCTAA
- a CDS encoding carbohydrate ABC transporter permease, whose translation MRNSKSERAGYWFIMPWLIGLLLFTIGPMLFSLLLAFSKWDIITGVQSIEWVGLDNFKTMFHDELFYQSLKVTFIFALVSVPLYQVASLLIALLLNMRNKGMKFFRLIYFMPSIIPAVAASMMWIMIFNPEYGILNRALALFGVQGPAWLQDPSYALGALIVMGLWGVGNTIIIYLSGLQGVPEELYEAANLDGAGPFQRFFNITLPMISPTVFFNVIMGIIGGFQYFTQAFVMTNGGPLNSTLFYNLYLYNKAFTDFEMGYASALSWVLFIIILAFTLLVIRSSSMWVYYQGDNEKD comes from the coding sequence ATGCGTAATTCTAAATCCGAGCGTGCCGGGTATTGGTTCATAATGCCCTGGCTTATAGGCTTGTTGCTCTTTACCATTGGTCCAATGTTATTTTCCCTGCTGCTCGCTTTTAGCAAATGGGATATTATTACCGGCGTACAATCGATTGAATGGGTCGGTCTGGATAACTTCAAAACGATGTTTCATGATGAGCTGTTCTATCAGTCGTTGAAAGTTACCTTCATTTTTGCTCTGGTGTCTGTACCGCTCTATCAAGTGGCGTCACTGTTGATCGCCTTGCTGCTGAATATGCGGAATAAAGGGATGAAATTTTTCCGATTGATTTATTTCATGCCATCCATCATTCCAGCTGTAGCAGCATCGATGATGTGGATTATGATTTTCAATCCGGAATACGGCATTCTAAACCGGGCGCTTGCCTTATTCGGCGTGCAGGGGCCTGCTTGGCTTCAAGACCCCAGCTATGCGCTGGGCGCACTGATTGTCATGGGCTTGTGGGGCGTCGGCAACACAATCATTATTTATTTGTCCGGCTTGCAGGGCGTTCCCGAAGAGCTGTATGAAGCTGCCAATCTGGATGGCGCGGGACCGTTTCAACGGTTTTTCAACATCACATTGCCTATGATTTCTCCAACGGTATTCTTCAACGTGATTATGGGGATTATCGGCGGATTCCAGTATTTCACACAAGCATTTGTTATGACCAACGGGGGACCGCTGAACTCGACCTTGTTCTATAACCTGTATCTGTACAATAAAGCATTTACCGATTTCGAAATGGGTTATGCTTCGGCACTCTCCTGGGTATTGTTCATCATCATTCTGGCGTTTACGCTGCTGGTCATCCGCAGTTCTTCGATGTGGGTCTATTACCAGGGCGATAACGAAAAGGATTGA
- a CDS encoding ABC transporter substrate-binding protein yields MKKGSASLVMMLILVLVLSACSSSGGNNNAEGGKGEKVKLTFSVWGDVNSGADEVKLAEEFNAAHPDIEVKFEPIPSEGYGTKLTTSLAAGQAPDVFLVGEGDYYKYVDKGVIEPLDDYLSKDTAFNLDIFQKDLIENMKIEGKQYYLPKDFNPLALWYNKRMFDEAGIPYPTDEWTWDDMIATAQKLTKKDGNKYTQFGFNAGKWEYPIYTYLWDNGTDIANEDGTAAEGYMNSEKTIAAMDKYVSWSQGDSRVSPTPLDSETLGGDSSMFMTDKLAMMITGRWIKGDLDKSDVQYGSALIPQNTDGTRSSIIASAGWAINAAGKNKEAAYELVKWLSGTDAQKLRSANGKVLPATVKELDEVKAKEVADKPVIEMMDYAKKPVTMRSTNGPVFVEEFTKALEKVLLGKQDVKGALDEAAKNVDSKIK; encoded by the coding sequence ATGAAAAAAGGGTCTGCAAGTTTGGTCATGATGCTGATTTTGGTATTGGTATTATCTGCGTGTTCTTCATCAGGGGGAAACAACAATGCGGAAGGTGGAAAAGGAGAAAAGGTGAAACTAACCTTCTCCGTGTGGGGAGATGTCAACTCCGGTGCGGATGAAGTGAAGCTTGCGGAAGAGTTCAATGCTGCACACCCGGATATCGAAGTAAAGTTCGAACCTATTCCAAGTGAAGGTTATGGAACAAAACTCACCACATCCCTGGCGGCAGGTCAGGCACCAGACGTATTCCTGGTTGGTGAAGGTGACTACTACAAATACGTTGATAAAGGTGTCATTGAGCCGCTTGATGATTATTTGAGCAAAGACACTGCGTTTAATCTGGATATTTTCCAAAAGGATCTCATTGAAAATATGAAAATTGAAGGCAAACAATACTACTTGCCTAAAGATTTCAACCCACTTGCTCTGTGGTACAACAAACGCATGTTTGATGAAGCGGGAATCCCTTATCCAACAGATGAATGGACTTGGGATGACATGATTGCAACTGCACAAAAACTGACTAAAAAAGATGGCAATAAATATACTCAGTTCGGATTCAACGCAGGCAAATGGGAATATCCGATCTATACGTACCTGTGGGATAACGGTACAGACATCGCGAATGAGGATGGAACAGCTGCGGAAGGCTACATGAACAGTGAAAAAACGATCGCGGCAATGGATAAATACGTCTCTTGGTCTCAAGGAGATAGTCGTGTATCCCCGACGCCACTGGATTCCGAGACACTAGGCGGAGATTCATCGATGTTCATGACAGACAAGCTCGCCATGATGATTACAGGTCGCTGGATCAAAGGTGATCTCGACAAATCCGATGTTCAATATGGTTCTGCACTGATTCCACAAAATACGGACGGTACTCGTTCAAGCATTATCGCAAGTGCGGGTTGGGCGATCAACGCAGCCGGTAAAAATAAAGAAGCAGCTTACGAGTTGGTGAAATGGCTCTCGGGTACAGATGCACAGAAGCTTCGCTCTGCGAACGGTAAAGTATTGCCAGCGACTGTGAAAGAACTGGACGAAGTCAAAGCCAAAGAAGTAGCAGACAAACCGGTCATCGAAATGATGGATTATGCTAAAAAACCGGTAACCATGCGTTCTACAAACGGACCTGTGTTTGTTGAGGAATTCACCAAGGCGCTCGAAAAAGTGCTGCTTGGCAAACAGGATGTCAAAGGCGCTCTGGATGAAGCTGCGAAGAACGTTGACAGCAAAATCAAGTAA
- a CDS encoding glycoside hydrolase family 65 protein, translating to MLKYDAGQGEWSNWLVTETGFDPAHQGKGEAVLSLGNGYMGLRSATDENYVGQVRNWFVAGTFNKFDEHEVTELPNAADVTELSITLNGETFSLEKGRTISYSRQLNLKNGELTRNVVWQSPTGESFELQFRRFVSLSNRHLVGSSVSIKPLDGQARVHIASGINGQWTNSGAQHFTEGEKRIFEKTYIQMTSTTTQSAIDFVTNTVHHWHLNGAKVEPELRQTMGRRKVGIEGTVTVEAGQSVTLEKISNVHTSRDLVYRDGGYSLEQMRESALTELKQEAQKGYDQLFRESANAWADTWSTYNIEVESTSGYDQLAIRFAIYHLVIMTPAHDNRMGIGAKGLSGEGYKGHSFWDTEIFILPFFIYSNPKIARSLLEYRYQGLDGARSKAKENGFQGAMYPWEAAWIEDGEVTPVWGDVDIVTGEQTKIWSGFIEQHITSDIAYAVWHYVQSTGDEAFMDQYGYEIIFDTATFWASRLEWDESKGRYHINEVVGPDEYKEHVDNNAFTNHMTHFNMELAIQYYEKLQQEKPELLQALSAKLDLTSAREAWNKLDQMYLPGPNEQGLIPQDDTYLQKKVIDLTPYKNQTKVASIFNDYNLDQVGEMQISKQADIMMLFFLLENKFEPDIKRANYDYYEEKTLHDSSLSLSTHSILASDFGDRSLAYDLFRRASEIDLGPHMHSSDAGIHSASLGGIWECVVMGFAGVRMLDGQLHLDPKLPESWSSLKFPLYWHNQLLHITITSEGILIDSDAEEEISLLLSGKQVTFSKRFQTLV from the coding sequence TTGCTGAAATACGATGCAGGACAAGGAGAATGGAGTAATTGGCTGGTAACTGAAACGGGATTTGATCCGGCTCATCAAGGAAAAGGCGAAGCTGTGCTCTCACTTGGGAACGGCTACATGGGACTCCGCTCTGCAACGGACGAAAATTATGTTGGACAAGTGCGGAACTGGTTTGTAGCTGGAACGTTCAATAAGTTTGACGAGCATGAGGTAACAGAACTCCCGAATGCAGCGGATGTGACGGAACTTTCAATAACTCTAAATGGGGAAACCTTCAGCTTGGAAAAAGGAAGAACGATCAGCTACAGCCGTCAACTGAATCTCAAGAACGGTGAGCTGACTCGTAACGTGGTATGGCAGAGCCCAACTGGAGAAAGCTTTGAACTGCAATTCCGTCGCTTTGTTTCTTTGAGCAACCGCCATTTGGTTGGTTCATCCGTAAGCATCAAGCCACTGGATGGTCAGGCACGTGTTCACATTGCATCCGGTATTAATGGACAATGGACGAACTCAGGAGCACAGCATTTCACGGAAGGCGAAAAACGGATATTTGAAAAGACATATATTCAAATGACGTCAACGACGACACAATCGGCTATTGATTTTGTAACCAATACGGTGCATCACTGGCATTTGAATGGGGCAAAAGTTGAGCCGGAATTGCGCCAAACGATGGGACGCCGCAAGGTAGGCATCGAAGGCACAGTGACCGTGGAAGCGGGACAATCGGTAACATTGGAAAAAATCTCGAACGTGCATACCAGCCGTGATCTGGTTTACAGAGACGGTGGATATTCACTGGAGCAGATGCGTGAATCGGCGCTGACGGAGCTGAAGCAAGAGGCTCAAAAAGGGTATGATCAGCTATTTCGTGAAAGCGCTAACGCTTGGGCAGACACCTGGTCCACGTACAACATTGAAGTGGAAAGTACAAGTGGATATGACCAGCTTGCTATTCGTTTCGCCATCTATCACCTCGTCATTATGACACCGGCACATGATAATCGCATGGGAATCGGGGCGAAAGGGTTAAGTGGTGAAGGGTACAAGGGACATTCCTTTTGGGATACGGAAATCTTCATCCTTCCATTCTTCATCTACAGCAATCCCAAAATCGCAAGATCCTTACTGGAATATCGATATCAGGGGTTGGATGGAGCCAGAAGCAAGGCCAAGGAGAACGGATTCCAAGGAGCCATGTATCCGTGGGAAGCAGCATGGATCGAAGATGGCGAAGTTACACCGGTATGGGGAGATGTAGATATCGTAACCGGAGAACAGACGAAGATTTGGTCCGGCTTCATTGAACAGCACATTACTTCTGATATCGCTTATGCCGTTTGGCATTATGTGCAATCTACAGGTGATGAGGCGTTTATGGATCAATATGGTTACGAGATCATTTTTGATACAGCAACGTTCTGGGCAAGCCGTCTGGAGTGGGATGAGTCCAAAGGCCGCTATCACATCAATGAGGTTGTTGGACCGGATGAGTATAAGGAACATGTGGACAACAATGCGTTCACCAACCATATGACTCACTTCAACATGGAGCTCGCCATTCAATATTATGAAAAGCTTCAGCAGGAGAAACCCGAGTTGCTTCAGGCATTGTCTGCGAAGCTTGACCTGACATCTGCTCGGGAAGCATGGAACAAGCTGGATCAAATGTATCTGCCAGGGCCGAATGAACAAGGACTTATTCCACAAGATGATACTTACTTGCAGAAGAAAGTCATTGATCTTACCCCTTATAAAAATCAGACGAAAGTCGCCAGCATCTTTAATGACTACAACCTGGATCAGGTTGGTGAAATGCAAATTTCGAAGCAGGCTGACATCATGATGCTGTTCTTCCTGCTTGAGAATAAATTCGAACCCGATATCAAACGTGCCAACTACGATTACTATGAGGAAAAAACATTGCATGATTCCTCATTGTCCCTGTCGACGCACAGTATTCTTGCCAGTGATTTCGGTGATCGTTCGCTCGCATATGATCTGTTCCGTCGTGCGTCCGAGATTGATCTGGGTCCGCACATGCACTCTTCGGATGCAGGCATCCATTCAGCTTCTCTGGGCGGAATATGGGAATGCGTTGTGATGGGATTCGCCGGAGTTCGCATGTTGGATGGCCAGCTGCATCTCGATCCGAAGCTGCCTGAGTCCTGGAGCAGTCTGAAATTCCCGCTCTACTGGCACAACCAGCTGTTGCATATCACTATCACGTCCGAGGGTATTCTAATTGATAGTGATGCAGAGGAAGAAATTTCTCTCCTGCTGTCCGGAAAGCAAGTTACTTTCAGCAAACGGTTTCAAACCTTGGTTTAA